In one window of Myotis daubentonii chromosome 13, mMyoDau2.1, whole genome shotgun sequence DNA:
- the CLRN3 gene encoding clarin-3 — protein MPTATKTLTFLSSFLTSFGAFVVICAVLGTPQWVSSTIAVSDKYSNGSIVITYGLFRGQSAQKLTHGLGDADKDFEVLAVLGDSAPKTLHSVVIVSLVISLTTSLLSAGFTFYNSVSNPYQTFLGPLGVYIWSGLSGSFAFLALVLFVGNVQANRLSEVLVQALYSRYSPATHRGTAHSYGSSFWLLLLVLLLSVGTAVIVVFFQRARRRRRQEQRKPVEQAPRDGILF, from the exons ATGCCTACCGCCACGAAAACATTGACGTTCTTGTCGAGCTTTCTCACAAGCTTCGGGGCGTTCGTGGTCATCTGCGCTGTTCTGGGGACCCCTCAATGGGTCAGCAGCACCATCGCCGTCAGTGATAAGTACTCCAACGGCAGCATTGTCATCACCTACGGACTCTTTCGCGGGCAGAGCGCTCAAAAGCTGACTCATGGACTGGGGGACGCAGACAAGGATTTTGAAG TTTTAGCGGTACTGGGCGATTCGGCCCCGAAGACGCTGCATTCGGTGGTCATAGTGTCCCTGGTCATCAGCTTGACCACGTCGCTGCTGAGCGCCGGCTTCACCTTCTACAACAGCGTCAGCAACCCCTACCAGACGTTCCTGGGGCCCCTGGGGGTGTACATCTGGAGCGGGCTCAGCG GCTCCTTCGCCTTCCTGGCCTTGGTGCTGTTCGTGGGGAACGTGCAAGCCAATCGCCTGTCGGAAGTGCTGGTCCAGGCGCTCTACTCACGCTACTCGCCGGCCACCCACCGTGGGACGGCGCACAGCTACGGCAGCTCCTTCTGGCTGCTGCTGCTCGTCCTCCTCCTCAGCGTGGGCACCGCCGTCATCGTCGTTTTCTTCCAGAGGGCGCGGCGCCGGCGCCGGCAGGAGCAGAGGAAGCCGGTGGAGCAGGCCCCGCGGGACGGCATCCTCTTCTGA